Proteins encoded together in one Fibrobacter sp. UWR2 window:
- a CDS encoding ABC transporter permease, whose protein sequence is MFGQLRYLISESFRGWKQHRTVILPSLLTIFLCSLLLASSLTVLGAVARVLSAEGSLYTVEAFLPENVQEDSVAAIQARMEHLMGVDSVEFVSADSALADFRRHFPGEMLDLVDENPIPPFFRLKLAKELHNPASLEETVDALSREGYFEEVQAPVDWATRVSKWKFKMVFWPVCLSLLLLVTLSLIICNSVRLSLMSRRLLVENMKYAGGSPFFIEFPFVLEGVMQGFLGSGLAVVLLLAIMESVAQAVPLVAANIGGLGSLLCLVVLLVTLISAYFSYRTVQEFLLAKRNERD, encoded by the coding sequence GTGTTCGGACAACTTAGGTATCTAATATCGGAATCTTTTCGTGGGTGGAAGCAGCACCGTACGGTCATTCTGCCCTCGCTTTTGACGATTTTCCTGTGTTCGCTCCTTCTCGCGTCGTCGCTGACCGTCCTCGGGGCCGTTGCCCGCGTGCTGTCGGCCGAGGGTTCCCTGTATACGGTTGAGGCCTTCTTGCCCGAAAATGTACAGGAGGATTCCGTCGCGGCGATCCAGGCCCGCATGGAGCATCTCATGGGAGTGGATTCGGTCGAGTTCGTGAGTGCCGATTCCGCGCTGGCCGATTTCCGCAGGCATTTCCCGGGAGAGATGCTCGACCTTGTGGACGAGAACCCCATTCCTCCGTTTTTCCGCTTGAAGCTGGCGAAGGAACTGCACAATCCGGCTTCCCTCGAGGAGACGGTGGACGCCCTGTCGCGCGAAGGCTACTTTGAGGAGGTGCAGGCCCCGGTGGACTGGGCGACCCGCGTCTCGAAATGGAAATTCAAGATGGTGTTCTGGCCGGTGTGCCTGAGCCTGCTTTTGCTGGTGACGCTCTCGCTCATCATCTGCAATTCGGTGCGCCTTTCGCTCATGTCGCGTAGGTTGCTTGTCGAGAACATGAAGTATGCCGGCGGAAGCCCGTTCTTCATCGAGTTCCCCTTCGTGCTCGAGGGCGTGATGCAGGGGTTCCTCGGTAGCGGCCTTGCCGTCGTGTTGCTCCTTGCCATTATGGAATCCGTCGCGCAGGCTGTCCCGCTGGTTGCTGCGAATATCGGCGGCCTTGGAAGCCTGCTCTGCCTGGTCGTGCTGCTGGTGACGCTCATTTCGGCCTACTTCAGCTACCGCACCGTCCAGGAATTCCTGCTTGCGAAACGGAACGAACGGGATTAG
- a CDS encoding UbiX family flavin prenyltransferase, whose protein sequence is MSRYVLGVTGASGAIYATRTAMYLKRLDHEVSLVVTAPGREVVEYEGQASLFDFADKVFNVDDFFAECASGSADYAGMAVVPCSMGTLGRIAAGTSDNLLVRSADVCLKERRPLVIVPREMPYNLIHIENMERVTRAGAIVVPASPQFYSKPASIEELVDTVVAKILKHLGAASVEDCAKIVKPWSGGPVC, encoded by the coding sequence ATGAGCCGCTATGTCCTCGGGGTGACGGGTGCGAGCGGGGCAATCTATGCCACGCGTACGGCGATGTACCTGAAGCGCCTTGATCATGAGGTTTCGCTTGTGGTGACGGCGCCCGGCCGCGAAGTCGTGGAATACGAAGGTCAGGCATCGCTTTTTGATTTTGCAGATAAAGTATTTAACGTGGATGACTTTTTTGCGGAATGCGCGAGCGGTTCTGCCGACTATGCGGGCATGGCCGTGGTGCCGTGCTCCATGGGCACGCTTGGCCGCATTGCGGCGGGGACTTCGGATAACCTGCTGGTGCGTTCTGCGGATGTTTGCCTCAAGGAACGCCGCCCGTTGGTAATCGTACCCCGCGAGATGCCCTATAACTTGATCCACATCGAGAACATGGAACGCGTGACGCGCGCCGGTGCGATTGTTGTGCCTGCCTCGCCGCAGTTCTACAGCAAGCCCGCATCTATCGAGGAACTCGTAGATACCGTCGTAGCAAAAATCCTGAAACACCTGGGCGCAGCTTCGGTGGAGGATTGTGCCAAGATCGTGAAACCGTGGAGCGGGGGTCCTGTATGCTGA
- a CDS encoding biotin--[acetyl-CoA-carboxylase] ligase, with protein MFSSESRFTDWHLTGFGSAPALLYDSIESTHSLMKSLAAAGEIPPGTLIVADSQSAGRGRHERTWNSPAGKNLYFNILIPLDGILLKDAPQITQVAAITFAETFRNLQESGESTGLGNKEIGKVTVKWPNDILCGVSKFCGILAELVYIKSNTSGIAPAPTISMGVGINVNSDASDYATLGRAVTTLKEIAGRKINREKLLQTLIANLERAIGQFKAFGITPWVAAWRKMDQFIGARGTIVVNNHCTDENRDGGTGVQKKKGRIADMRADGSLLFECDDGTTEVVYSADLEV; from the coding sequence ATGTTTTCATCCGAATCAAGATTCACGGACTGGCACCTTACAGGCTTCGGCAGTGCGCCCGCCCTACTCTACGACAGCATCGAAAGCACTCACAGCCTTATGAAGTCGCTCGCCGCAGCGGGGGAAATCCCTCCCGGGACGCTCATTGTCGCCGACTCCCAGAGCGCTGGCCGCGGTCGACACGAACGCACATGGAATTCCCCCGCCGGCAAGAACCTGTACTTCAACATACTCATCCCGCTTGACGGCATCCTCCTGAAAGACGCCCCGCAGATAACGCAGGTGGCGGCGATTACCTTCGCGGAGACTTTCCGCAACCTGCAGGAATCCGGCGAAAGCACAGGACTCGGCAACAAGGAAATCGGCAAGGTGACCGTCAAGTGGCCCAACGACATCCTCTGCGGCGTGAGCAAGTTCTGCGGGATTCTCGCGGAATTAGTTTATATAAAATCCAACACGTCCGGAATTGCGCCGGCACCCACCATCAGCATGGGAGTGGGAATCAACGTGAACAGCGACGCAAGCGACTATGCCACTCTAGGCAGAGCCGTGACGACGCTCAAGGAAATCGCGGGCCGCAAAATCAACCGTGAAAAATTGCTGCAGACGCTTATCGCGAACCTGGAACGCGCCATCGGGCAATTCAAGGCCTTCGGGATTACCCCGTGGGTTGCAGCCTGGCGCAAGATGGACCAGTTCATCGGTGCGCGCGGCACCATCGTCGTGAACAACCACTGCACCGACGAAAATCGCGATGGCGGAACAGGCGTGCAAAAGAAAAAAGGCCGCATCGCCGACATGCGCGCCGACGGCAGCCTCTTATTCGAATGCGATGACGGAACTACCGAGGTCGTCTATTCCGCCGATCTGGAAGTGTAG
- the tsaD gene encoding tRNA (adenosine(37)-N6)-threonylcarbamoyltransferase complex transferase subunit TsaD → MIWLGIESSCDETACAILQSDPLKVLSNPLYSQIDEHALYGGVVPEIAARAHLQKIAPIAEAAVKEAGIDLKDIEAIAYTTGPGLMGPLLVGASFARGLARDLSIPAYGINHLEGHLAAAWLSNPDIEPPFLTLTVSGGHTELVMEEPGFKYTSIGRTRDDAAGEAFDKCGKLLGLKYPAGATISRLAQGRDRHFVEFPRALHSRENCEFSFSGLKTAVLRYTETHDPEYIQKNLGDICASLEDAIVGSLVEKTINALKKTRMKTLVMGGGVSANAWLRTRLQDYCGRHGIRFCVPDRSLSTDNGAMIAAAAIRRERQGLLKSIDVVKPWMPLAP, encoded by the coding sequence ATGATCTGGCTCGGCATCGAATCGAGTTGCGACGAAACCGCATGCGCCATCTTGCAAAGCGACCCGCTCAAGGTCCTTTCCAACCCGCTTTACAGCCAGATTGACGAACACGCCCTGTATGGCGGCGTCGTTCCCGAAATCGCAGCACGCGCGCACCTGCAGAAAATCGCCCCCATCGCGGAGGCCGCAGTCAAGGAAGCAGGCATCGACCTCAAGGACATCGAAGCCATCGCCTACACCACGGGCCCGGGACTCATGGGACCGCTCCTCGTGGGCGCAAGCTTTGCGCGGGGCCTCGCACGCGACCTCTCTATACCCGCATACGGCATCAACCATCTCGAAGGGCACCTTGCAGCCGCGTGGCTCAGCAACCCCGACATCGAGCCCCCGTTCCTCACGCTCACCGTCTCCGGCGGGCACACGGAACTCGTGATGGAGGAACCCGGCTTCAAGTACACCAGCATCGGGCGCACCCGCGACGACGCGGCCGGCGAAGCCTTCGACAAGTGCGGCAAGCTACTCGGGCTCAAGTACCCCGCGGGCGCAACCATCAGCAGGCTCGCCCAGGGCAGGGACCGCCACTTCGTGGAATTCCCGAGAGCGCTACACTCCCGTGAGAACTGCGAATTCTCGTTCAGCGGGCTAAAGACCGCGGTGCTGCGCTACACCGAGACGCACGATCCGGAATACATCCAGAAAAACCTCGGCGACATCTGCGCTTCGCTCGAGGACGCCATTGTCGGGAGCCTCGTCGAGAAAACCATCAACGCGCTCAAGAAAACCCGCATGAAGACACTCGTGATGGGTGGCGGCGTGAGCGCGAACGCCTGGCTTAGGACAAGGTTGCAGGACTACTGCGGCAGGCACGGGATCCGCTTCTGCGTGCCCGACAGGAGCCTCAGCACAGACAACGGAGCTATGATTGCCGCAGCCGCCATACGGCGCGAAAGGCAGGGCCTGCTCAAATCCATCGACGTGGTGAAACCCTGGATGCCATTGGCCCCCTAA
- a CDS encoding ubiquinone/menaquinone biosynthesis methyltransferase: protein MKSPVRKMFDDIANRYDFLNHTLSGCQDILWRRSCCRELKRMKPGKRLLDLCGGTGDFAATYEKFNGVQDVAILGDFSYGMLKGAADKKTTAVPVQLDAMKMPFADATFDVILNGFGMRNLPDAEGGLRESARVLADGGYLQVLEFFSPRNVFNKFFYKCLAPLFIPVLGAVFSKRDAYEYLVNSIIRFLPVADFVALAEKNGFELVHVKPCFFGVAYRVLLRRKSATAGGAR from the coding sequence ATGAAAAGCCCCGTGCGCAAGATGTTCGACGATATCGCCAACCGTTATGATTTCTTGAATCATACGTTGAGTGGCTGCCAGGACATTCTGTGGCGCAGGAGTTGCTGCCGCGAATTGAAGCGCATGAAGCCTGGCAAGCGCCTGCTAGATCTGTGTGGCGGGACGGGCGATTTTGCTGCGACCTACGAGAAGTTCAATGGCGTGCAGGATGTCGCCATCCTTGGCGATTTCTCGTACGGCATGCTGAAGGGGGCCGCGGACAAAAAAACGACTGCGGTGCCCGTGCAGCTTGATGCTATGAAGATGCCTTTTGCGGATGCGACTTTCGATGTCATATTGAACGGGTTCGGGATGCGCAACTTGCCCGATGCGGAGGGCGGCCTCCGGGAATCCGCACGCGTGCTTGCCGATGGCGGGTACCTGCAGGTGCTCGAATTTTTCTCCCCGCGTAATGTGTTCAACAAGTTTTTCTACAAGTGCCTTGCGCCCCTGTTCATCCCGGTGCTGGGAGCAGTGTTCAGCAAGCGCGATGCCTACGAGTATCTGGTGAATTCTATTATCCGTTTTTTACCGGTGGCAGACTTTGTCGCGCTTGCCGAAAAGAACGGCTTTGAACTCGTGCATGTGAAACCCTGCTTTTTCGGGGTGGCGTACCGCGTGCTTTTGCGTCGCAAGTCGGCTACCGCGGGGGGTGCGCGATGA
- a CDS encoding CotH kinase family protein: MRRKNFVRIFAVASLLLGLYACSDGESTGPIVPPIESAGSNGGGNSSGGEPGVSSSSETDIDTIRKIVNGDTVYDTIHVRKPKDSVAYWVGNSALVITEISPLNLSWLDENGEDPAWVEIYNAGSESANLKGYSLVESREKPRKWVFGDEIIASKSFRVIFCDKKNVVEIANGGDSDGKHPRLHTNWKIEKDGGKVFLIDDQYGIRDSVEYPAISSGDVSWGITDGGVWKYFDKPTPEAPNTNSKAYDAMAPSLDLSQIKGGFFNDQVTINPPSLPSGVKLRCTQDGSVPTANSQEFNSPITFTNSTSFRCAVFKEGTLSKEVVTKTFFINQSVRMPVVAISVDPEFFNKHYIQPEAGRTNADNPESAPAGLYEDVEYPVHVEYFDKGSNSSSNTWEIDAGISMMGNYSRLERKKSVAVVMREEYQDGWLHYSLFDTRKKDDDKYKGFNLRNNGNRFVSDYFADALGGAILEGSGIDYQRSRQVVVYYNGKYFGIHDMRERFNKNYIESNYGIDASTVTMLKHLTETVTASNGSPDEYIAMLEYAANNDFGKTEDSSEVAKQRADENYAYIKTMMDVGNFADYMAAEIYIHNGDWPNNNVRVWKAPGQNWKFMVYDLDHGFDWKWNVQGFEQSTNMFDWVKQGGRSSGKCYTGSEKDFKGDKAHCFHVLYTRLIKNSDFKRLFINHSSVMLHKYLNADVIESVRSKMAGSIDEAEADRDLKENGQTDRGYGSFTVSNSSIREWAEERDRIIKEQYQSEFKVHDMVTVSISSNGSGQVLMEGMNLPGSTATSTKYSGKFFSGNDIELTAVPSGGSVFDSWSGCTAVEGKPETCRATITDGLTITAKFK; the protein is encoded by the coding sequence ATGCGTCGAAAAAACTTTGTCCGGATCTTCGCTGTCGCGTCGTTGCTTCTTGGATTGTACGCCTGTTCTGATGGGGAATCTACTGGTCCCATTGTCCCTCCCATAGAATCTGCAGGTTCTAACGGTGGTGGTAATTCCAGCGGTGGAGAACCGGGTGTTTCGAGTTCTTCCGAAACTGATATTGATACCATTCGCAAGATTGTTAATGGCGATACGGTTTACGACACGATTCATGTCCGTAAGCCCAAGGATTCGGTCGCTTACTGGGTCGGCAATTCCGCTCTCGTGATAACCGAAATCTCTCCGCTTAACCTGAGCTGGCTCGACGAAAACGGTGAGGATCCGGCGTGGGTCGAAATTTACAATGCCGGCAGTGAATCGGCGAACCTGAAGGGTTATTCTCTTGTCGAAAGCCGCGAGAAGCCGCGTAAGTGGGTCTTTGGTGACGAGATTATTGCCTCGAAGTCTTTCCGCGTCATCTTCTGCGACAAGAAGAATGTTGTCGAGATCGCTAACGGTGGCGATTCCGATGGGAAGCATCCGCGCCTCCATACGAACTGGAAGATTGAGAAGGATGGCGGCAAGGTATTCCTGATTGACGATCAGTACGGTATCCGTGACTCGGTCGAGTATCCTGCAATCAGTTCGGGTGACGTGAGCTGGGGTATTACGGATGGCGGTGTCTGGAAGTACTTTGACAAGCCGACTCCGGAAGCGCCGAACACGAATTCCAAGGCCTACGATGCCATGGCTCCCTCTCTCGACCTGAGCCAGATAAAGGGTGGCTTCTTCAATGACCAGGTGACTATCAACCCGCCGTCGCTGCCGTCCGGAGTCAAGCTCCGCTGCACGCAGGATGGTTCTGTCCCGACGGCGAATTCCCAGGAATTCAATAGCCCGATAACCTTCACGAACAGCACTTCGTTCCGCTGTGCCGTATTCAAGGAAGGAACGCTTTCCAAGGAAGTGGTGACCAAGACGTTCTTTATCAACCAGTCGGTCCGTATGCCGGTTGTCGCTATCAGCGTGGATCCTGAATTCTTCAACAAGCACTACATCCAGCCGGAGGCCGGTCGCACGAATGCGGATAATCCGGAATCGGCTCCTGCAGGCCTGTACGAGGATGTCGAGTACCCCGTGCATGTGGAATACTTTGATAAAGGCAGCAATTCCTCGTCCAATACCTGGGAAATCGATGCCGGCATCTCGATGATGGGTAACTACAGCCGCCTTGAACGCAAGAAGTCTGTCGCTGTCGTGATGCGCGAGGAATACCAGGATGGCTGGCTGCACTACTCGCTGTTCGATACCCGCAAAAAGGACGACGACAAGTACAAGGGATTCAACCTCCGCAACAATGGTAACCGTTTCGTGAGCGACTACTTTGCCGACGCACTCGGTGGGGCCATCCTCGAAGGGAGCGGTATTGACTACCAGCGTAGCCGTCAGGTAGTGGTGTACTACAACGGCAAGTACTTCGGCATTCACGACATGCGCGAACGCTTCAACAAGAACTATATCGAGTCGAACTACGGTATTGATGCTTCGACCGTGACGATGCTGAAGCACCTTACCGAGACGGTCACGGCAAGCAACGGTTCTCCCGATGAATACATTGCCATGCTTGAATATGCCGCCAACAACGACTTCGGTAAGACTGAAGATAGCTCCGAAGTGGCGAAGCAGAGGGCTGACGAAAACTACGCCTATATCAAGACGATGATGGATGTCGGCAACTTTGCGGACTACATGGCCGCCGAAATTTATATCCATAACGGTGACTGGCCGAACAACAACGTGCGTGTCTGGAAAGCTCCTGGTCAGAACTGGAAGTTCATGGTCTACGACCTGGACCACGGATTTGACTGGAAGTGGAACGTACAGGGCTTCGAGCAGAGCACGAACATGTTTGACTGGGTCAAGCAGGGTGGACGTTCCAGCGGAAAGTGCTACACGGGTAGCGAAAAGGATTTCAAGGGTGACAAGGCTCATTGCTTCCATGTGCTCTACACGCGCCTGATCAAGAACTCCGATTTCAAGCGCCTGTTCATCAACCATTCTTCTGTGATGCTTCATAAATACCTGAATGCCGATGTGATTGAAAGTGTCCGCTCGAAGATGGCCGGTTCCATCGATGAAGCCGAAGCAGACAGGGACCTTAAGGAAAACGGACAGACGGACCGCGGTTACGGCTCGTTCACGGTTTCCAACTCGAGCATTAGGGAATGGGCTGAAGAGCGCGACCGTATAATCAAGGAACAGTACCAGAGCGAATTCAAGGTCCATGACATGGTCACGGTGTCGATTTCTTCGAACGGTAGCGGCCAGGTGCTGATGGAAGGGATGAACCTTCCGGGAAGCACGGCCACTTCTACGAAGTACTCGGGTAAGTTCTTTAGCGGAAACGATATTGAACTGACTGCTGTGCCGTCTGGCGGATCCGTATTCGATAGCTGGTCTGGCTGCACCGCTGTGGAAGGCAAGCCGGAAACCTGCCGTGCAACGATTACCGATGGCTTGACGATTACGGCGAAGTTCAAGTAA
- a CDS encoding HD domain-containing phosphohydrolase, with product MSDNIVMENKRVLDLLFSYMPKIAAERKMDNLLVLMADMGRSIVMADRCSLWLTDEEHGELWTKVAHGVSQLRIPIAAGFVGWSVKNGEPLLIDDAYLDPRFDHRSDEKTHYRTTSVMTVPLFDSQGKVMGVFQAINKQGDQKIFSSQDLERLSLTAVYSAKTVESARLTSAVEDSKDELEATQEELIHILGDVSESRSRETGDHIQRVAEISYKLAQYYGLPEMEAQRIKLAAPMHDLGKVGIPDAILNKPGRFTDDEYEVMKSHAIKGEEILLKSKRDLLKFSALLAGSHHERWDGKGYPRGLKGEEIPLAGRICAVADVLDALSSPRCYKPAWPEEKVKEEFIKQRGFQFQPELVDVLVEHWDDIFECFRQARAKFEAAAV from the coding sequence ATGTCCGATAATATAGTGATGGAGAACAAGCGGGTCCTGGACCTTCTGTTCTCGTACATGCCCAAGATTGCTGCCGAAAGGAAGATGGATAACCTGCTCGTGCTTATGGCCGATATGGGGCGCTCCATTGTTATGGCGGATCGCTGTTCCCTGTGGCTTACCGATGAGGAACATGGGGAACTGTGGACGAAGGTCGCTCATGGGGTGAGCCAGCTTCGCATTCCGATTGCCGCCGGCTTTGTCGGCTGGTCCGTGAAGAACGGAGAGCCGCTGCTTATCGATGATGCCTACCTTGACCCTAGGTTCGACCATAGGAGCGACGAGAAGACGCACTACCGCACGACTTCGGTGATGACTGTGCCGCTGTTCGATTCGCAGGGCAAGGTGATGGGCGTGTTCCAGGCCATAAACAAGCAGGGTGACCAGAAGATTTTCTCTAGTCAGGACCTCGAAAGGCTTTCGCTTACGGCAGTCTATTCCGCAAAGACAGTGGAATCGGCGCGCCTCACGTCGGCGGTCGAGGACTCCAAGGACGAACTCGAAGCCACACAGGAAGAACTGATTCATATCCTGGGTGATGTTTCCGAATCCAGAAGTCGCGAGACGGGTGACCATATCCAGCGCGTGGCCGAAATCTCCTACAAGTTGGCGCAGTATTACGGGCTTCCCGAAATGGAGGCTCAACGCATCAAGCTTGCTGCCCCGATGCACGATTTGGGTAAGGTGGGTATTCCCGACGCTATCCTGAACAAGCCGGGCCGTTTTACCGACGATGAATACGAGGTGATGAAGTCCCACGCCATCAAGGGCGAGGAAATTCTCCTCAAGTCCAAGCGCGATCTTTTGAAGTTTTCGGCATTGCTTGCCGGTTCCCACCACGAACGCTGGGACGGCAAGGGCTACCCGCGTGGACTAAAGGGCGAGGAAATCCCGCTGGCGGGCCGTATTTGCGCTGTAGCCGATGTGCTGGACGCCCTCTCGAGCCCGAGGTGCTACAAGCCCGCGTGGCCCGAGGAAAAGGTCAAGGAAGAATTCATCAAGCAGCGTGGGTTCCAGTTCCAACCGGAACTGGTGGACGTGCTCGTGGAACACTGGGACGATATCTTCGAGTGTTTCAGGCAGGCTCGTGCGAAGTTCGAGGCCGCCGCTGTTTAG
- a CDS encoding YbbR-like domain-containing protein, whose translation MKHIALKITAFIFGIALWLYVVSLNTFKVDIDVPVRLVRLPEMLAIASKPPRTMNVTLEGEPFDLMRLRSKIKSGDTTIAAIIVDLQDAELGATRRVVNEKNFSAPGFPNVKFIEPDDQRLFIDLDLDTKIEKSVPVHAMVSFDAATGYIMTDAPKLEPDYVTIAGARNVITRIFEIPTDTLAFDTLTRDAKFSVPLDFSQFPSHVAPADSFTTVSVSIQKVAKKSFNDIPVQLIGMFDKKTFVLKPNKVSVEITGGDRTLDSISKEHLELFVEYNRFQIEDVDSLAPTVKLSLPANVNRDMSIKAIQLSPDKVSLQEIKEAAPAVADSLDEETEGTLE comes from the coding sequence ATGAAACATATCGCATTAAAGATTACGGCATTCATATTCGGGATAGCGCTCTGGCTCTACGTCGTCTCGCTCAACACCTTCAAGGTGGATATCGACGTTCCCGTCCGCCTCGTACGACTCCCCGAAATGCTCGCCATAGCCTCGAAGCCTCCGCGCACCATGAACGTGACGCTCGAGGGCGAGCCGTTCGATCTCATGCGACTCCGCTCAAAAATCAAGAGCGGCGACACAACCATCGCGGCCATCATCGTCGACCTGCAGGATGCCGAACTTGGAGCCACCCGCAGGGTCGTCAACGAGAAGAACTTTTCCGCACCCGGCTTCCCTAACGTCAAGTTCATCGAGCCCGACGACCAGCGCCTGTTCATAGACCTTGACCTCGACACGAAAATCGAAAAGAGCGTGCCCGTGCATGCAATGGTCAGCTTCGATGCCGCCACTGGATACATAATGACGGACGCCCCGAAACTCGAACCGGACTACGTCACCATCGCCGGCGCAAGGAACGTCATCACACGCATTTTCGAAATCCCGACGGACACGCTCGCGTTCGACACCCTCACAAGAGACGCGAAGTTCTCCGTCCCGCTGGACTTCAGCCAGTTCCCGTCACACGTGGCGCCTGCGGATTCCTTCACCACCGTTTCTGTCAGCATCCAGAAAGTTGCAAAAAAATCGTTCAACGATATCCCGGTGCAGCTCATAGGCATGTTCGACAAGAAGACCTTCGTGCTGAAGCCGAACAAGGTATCCGTCGAGATTACCGGCGGCGACCGCACGCTTGATTCCATCAGCAAGGAACACCTAGAACTCTTCGTGGAGTACAACCGATTCCAGATCGAGGACGTAGACAGCCTCGCCCCGACGGTAAAGCTTTCACTCCCCGCCAACGTGAACCGCGACATGTCCATCAAGGCCATTCAGCTCTCGCCCGACAAGGTGTCCCTGCAAGAAATCAAGGAAGCAGCACCGGCTGTCGCCGATTCCCTGGACGAAGAAACCGAGGGCACTCTGGAATGA
- a CDS encoding 4-hydroxybenzoate octaprenyltransferase, which yields MLKKILEFGHLVRFSHSLFAMPFAIGSMWVAANGFRGMEVAAAAKMIALIVGCMVTARNSAMSFNRIADADIDAKNPRTAGRHLPAGRLSKKSVIAFLVLNGVLFVLFAALLQPLAGLLALPVWLLLLSYSYWKRFSWLCHWFLGFAIGMSPLGAWIAVRGEFAVFPIFLLVILMLWMGGFDIIYATQDEEIDRAMGLKSVPARFGRKRALQIAFWSHIAMLALCVAFGFVWGVGAAWWVVTALMAAAVLYIHLFRKSDDLDAMNRDFFLANVAISVLVMAGLIVWICLGGDVNALY from the coding sequence ATGCTGAAGAAAATATTAGAGTTCGGTCACTTGGTTCGCTTTAGCCATTCGCTTTTCGCGATGCCGTTTGCCATCGGTTCCATGTGGGTTGCCGCCAACGGTTTCCGCGGGATGGAGGTGGCGGCTGCCGCCAAGATGATTGCGCTTATCGTGGGCTGCATGGTGACTGCCCGCAATAGCGCCATGAGTTTTAACCGCATTGCAGATGCCGATATCGACGCGAAGAACCCGCGCACGGCAGGGCGCCACTTGCCGGCGGGCCGCCTAAGCAAGAAATCCGTGATTGCGTTCCTCGTGCTGAACGGTGTGCTTTTTGTACTGTTTGCCGCATTGCTGCAGCCGCTGGCCGGCCTGCTCGCTTTGCCCGTATGGCTTTTGCTGCTTTCTTATTCTTACTGGAAACGCTTCAGCTGGCTTTGCCACTGGTTTCTCGGGTTTGCGATAGGGATGAGCCCGCTGGGCGCCTGGATAGCCGTGCGCGGCGAGTTTGCCGTCTTCCCGATTTTCCTGCTTGTGATTCTCATGCTGTGGATGGGCGGTTTCGACATCATCTATGCCACGCAGGACGAAGAAATTGACCGCGCGATGGGGCTCAAGTCTGTGCCTGCGCGCTTTGGCCGCAAGCGCGCTCTGCAGATAGCTTTCTGGAGCCATATCGCGATGCTCGCCCTGTGCGTCGCCTTCGGCTTTGTCTGGGGCGTCGGTGCCGCTTGGTGGGTGGTGACCGCCCTGATGGCCGCCGCGGTCCTTTACATTCACTTATTCCGCAAGTCCGATGACCTCGATGCCATGAACCGCGACTTCTTCTTGGCGAATGTCGCCATAAGCGTGCTCGTGATGGCGGGGCTCATCGTGTGGATTTGCCTGGGAGGCGATGTCAATGCCCTTTATTAA